A part of Microbacterium terregens genomic DNA contains:
- a CDS encoding penicillin-binding protein 2, whose product MTTRSTRSPRRRTVIALAVVLAVLSGFIIRLVDIQVVNADTHIADSMKVALGASRTLYGTRGEIVDETGQTLAGSILLYDGVLDPKNVGPLTRTDDDGERVQVPWSQIAGEIAAITGQTAQDVQKIVADARAEDPDSQFAYLQRGLTTEQYRALVDIGAPFLTFDSHPARTYPDGAVGGNLVGFMGIDAEPLAGIEKSQNDCLLATNGALSFQKGKDGVVIPGTELEQPAINGGTLQLTINRDLSWYLQQLIAEQVQDMVAQSGSIMVVEAETGKIRAVAEYPTVDPNNVDASADADRGSRLFRNFFEPGSTFKALTAATVLDAGGQTPTSTVVASSRETFANGARVSDAFNHEAYTYTLAGVLIDSSNAGISKFSERVDSATRFDYLKRFGIGAGSAVGFEGEQSGWLRPAAEWDNQTTYNTAFGQGLTTTVPELVGAYDAIANDGLRMPLSLVESCLRPDGTVVEPTLPEPTRVISEQAAAQTREILENVAIQANYAKQIEVPGYRLAVKTGTGEKSDGNGGYKAGAYFTTMIGFAPADDPKYIVVVTLDEPTKVTSSAANAPAFQKAMTQVLKTYRVMPATTAATLLPKFG is encoded by the coding sequence ATGACCACGAGAAGCACCCGAAGCCCTCGGCGTCGCACGGTGATCGCACTCGCCGTCGTGCTCGCGGTACTGTCCGGTTTCATCATCCGGCTGGTCGACATCCAGGTGGTCAACGCCGATACCCACATCGCGGACTCGATGAAGGTCGCGCTGGGCGCCTCCCGCACCCTGTACGGCACACGGGGCGAGATCGTGGACGAGACCGGGCAGACCCTGGCCGGCAGCATCCTGCTCTACGACGGAGTGCTGGATCCGAAGAACGTCGGACCGCTCACCCGCACGGACGACGACGGCGAACGCGTCCAAGTGCCGTGGTCCCAGATCGCCGGTGAGATCGCCGCGATCACAGGGCAGACGGCGCAGGACGTGCAGAAGATCGTCGCCGACGCACGCGCAGAAGACCCGGACTCGCAGTTCGCATACCTTCAGCGTGGGCTGACCACTGAGCAGTACCGGGCGCTGGTCGACATCGGCGCGCCGTTCCTCACGTTCGACTCGCACCCGGCCCGCACATACCCGGACGGGGCAGTCGGCGGCAACCTCGTCGGGTTCATGGGCATCGATGCCGAGCCTCTCGCCGGCATCGAGAAGAGCCAGAACGACTGCCTGCTCGCCACGAACGGCGCTCTGTCGTTCCAGAAGGGCAAGGACGGGGTCGTGATCCCGGGGACCGAGCTCGAGCAGCCGGCGATCAACGGCGGGACACTCCAGCTGACGATCAACCGCGACCTGTCCTGGTACCTGCAGCAGCTGATCGCCGAGCAGGTGCAGGACATGGTCGCCCAGAGCGGCTCGATCATGGTCGTCGAGGCGGAGACCGGCAAGATCCGGGCCGTCGCCGAGTACCCGACCGTCGACCCCAACAACGTCGACGCGTCCGCGGACGCCGACCGCGGCAGCCGCCTGTTCCGCAACTTCTTCGAGCCCGGATCGACCTTCAAGGCCCTCACCGCCGCGACCGTCCTGGACGCAGGCGGCCAGACTCCGACCTCGACGGTGGTCGCCTCCAGTCGTGAGACCTTCGCGAACGGCGCGCGCGTGAGCGATGCGTTCAACCACGAGGCATACACGTACACGCTCGCCGGCGTGCTCATCGATTCCTCGAACGCGGGCATCTCCAAATTCAGCGAGCGCGTCGATTCGGCCACCCGCTTCGACTACCTCAAGAGGTTCGGCATCGGCGCGGGCAGCGCCGTGGGATTCGAGGGCGAGCAGAGCGGCTGGCTGCGGCCGGCCGCCGAATGGGACAACCAGACGACGTACAACACCGCGTTCGGTCAGGGACTGACCACGACCGTGCCGGAGCTCGTCGGCGCGTACGACGCGATCGCCAACGACGGACTTCGGATGCCGCTCTCGCTCGTCGAGTCATGCCTGAGGCCGGATGGCACCGTGGTCGAGCCCACCCTGCCGGAACCCACGCGCGTGATCAGCGAGCAGGCCGCCGCGCAGACCCGCGAGATCCTCGAGAACGTCGCGATCCAGGCCAACTACGCGAAGCAGATCGAAGTGCCCGGCTACCGCCTCGCGGTCAAGACCGGTACCGGCGAGAAGTCCGACGGCAACGGCGGTTACAAGGCGGGCGCGTACTTCACGACGATGATCGGCTTCGCACCGGCCGATGACCCGAAGTACATCGTCGTCGTCACCCTCGACGAGCCGACCAAGGTAACATCGTCTGCGGCCAACGCCCCCGCGTTCCAGAAGGCCATGACGCAGGTCCTGAAGACTTACCGGGTGATGCCCGCAACGACGGCGGCGACGCTGCTTCCGAAGTTCGGCTGA
- a CDS encoding UDP-N-acetylmuramoyl-tripeptide--D-alanyl-D-alanine ligase, which produces MIALTLAQLARVLNGRLELAPGIASDAVVSGDVDTDSRLIQPGGIFVAKPGEVTDGHLFVGAAVERGAVVAIVERLVDAPVSQVVVPDAIGALADLARHVVAQVRDAGALRIVGITGSNGKTTTKNLLARILEDEGETVAPRASFNNEVGAPLTMLRVTESTRFLVSEFGASAPGEIARLAGLVEPDVGVVLMVGMAHAGGFGGIEATFEAKSELVRAIRPGGLTVLNADDPRVAAMAPIAAERSASVRWFGRGPGADVRADDVQVAGDGTRSVITADGVSAPLHLRVLGEHHVMNALAAIAAATALGVSLVDCIARLETVELAERWRMQPLGSDRVRIINDAYNASPDSMSAALRTLAQITGPTERTVAVLGAMNELGEYADDEHDRIGLLAVRLGIQRIVVVGTAARRMYLEAIAQGSWDAEAVFFATDDEAYEYLLGELRDGDRVLVKSSNAAGLRFLGDRLGESFS; this is translated from the coding sequence ATGATCGCCCTCACTCTTGCTCAGCTGGCCCGCGTCCTGAACGGACGGCTCGAACTCGCCCCCGGCATCGCGTCGGACGCGGTCGTGTCCGGCGACGTCGACACGGATTCGCGCCTCATCCAGCCCGGCGGCATCTTCGTCGCCAAGCCGGGTGAGGTCACCGACGGCCACCTGTTCGTCGGTGCTGCCGTCGAGCGCGGTGCCGTTGTCGCGATCGTGGAGCGCCTCGTGGACGCGCCGGTCAGCCAGGTCGTCGTCCCCGACGCCATCGGCGCGCTGGCAGACCTGGCACGTCATGTCGTTGCGCAGGTGCGGGATGCCGGCGCCCTCCGGATCGTCGGGATCACCGGCTCGAACGGCAAGACCACCACCAAGAACCTGCTCGCCCGCATCCTCGAGGACGAGGGCGAGACCGTCGCGCCCCGCGCATCGTTCAACAACGAGGTCGGCGCGCCCCTGACGATGCTGCGCGTCACGGAGTCCACACGATTCCTCGTCAGCGAGTTCGGCGCCAGCGCGCCGGGAGAGATCGCCCGGCTCGCCGGGTTGGTGGAGCCGGATGTCGGCGTCGTCCTGATGGTCGGCATGGCCCACGCCGGTGGATTCGGCGGGATAGAAGCGACGTTCGAAGCCAAATCCGAACTGGTTCGGGCGATTCGTCCCGGCGGTTTGACGGTGCTCAACGCCGACGACCCACGCGTGGCGGCGATGGCACCGATCGCCGCCGAGCGCTCCGCCTCGGTGCGCTGGTTCGGTCGCGGCCCCGGCGCGGACGTCCGGGCGGATGACGTCCAGGTCGCCGGCGACGGCACCCGCTCCGTGATCACCGCCGACGGGGTCTCGGCGCCGTTGCACCTGCGCGTCCTGGGGGAGCATCACGTCATGAACGCCCTCGCCGCGATCGCGGCAGCCACCGCCCTGGGTGTGTCGCTCGTGGACTGCATCGCGCGCCTGGAGACGGTGGAGCTGGCCGAACGGTGGCGGATGCAGCCCCTCGGCTCGGACCGTGTGCGCATCATCAACGACGCGTACAACGCCAGCCCCGACTCGATGTCCGCGGCGCTGCGCACCCTCGCACAGATCACCGGTCCCACAGAGCGCACCGTTGCGGTTCTCGGCGCGATGAACGAACTGGGCGAATACGCGGACGACGAGCACGACCGCATCGGACTGCTCGCCGTTCGCCTCGGCATCCAGCGCATCGTCGTGGTCGGCACCGCAGCGCGCCGCATGTACCTCGAGGCCATTGCGCAGGGCTCGTGGGACGCGGAGGCCGTGTTCTTCGCCACCGACGACGAGGCGTACGAGTATCTCCTCGGCGAGTTGCGCGACGGAGACCGCGTCCTGGTGAAGTCCTCGAACGCGGCAGGTCTGCGGTTCCTGGGCGATCGTCTGGGAGAATCGTTCTCGTGA
- a CDS encoding polyprenyl synthetase family protein gives MSPSPDAVEAVSQRLNIFLSAQARSAVDLGPEAELVVRAGASALDGGKRLRGRFCVAGWRAVEDASSASAVPGADVVAAAASLEVFHAAALVHDDVIDNSDTRRGRPAAHRALEASHRTQGWVGDAAAFGRSGAILLGDLLVAWSDDLFEEGLLEAAPVRAASARREYAKMRREVTIGQFLDIAEESAYATEPGERHAERALRVASLKSARYSIQQPLLIGAALAGADDAQQAALAAFGHPVGMAFQLRDDVLGVFGDQAATGKPSGDDLREGKRTVLVAFARERLAPPARRIVDELIGDPELDAAQIASLQRTIIETGALDRVEQLISDYSREAERALSGARLGNAAVGELRDLARAATIRTT, from the coding sequence GTGTCACCCTCCCCGGATGCCGTTGAAGCGGTTTCCCAGCGTCTGAACATATTCCTCTCGGCCCAGGCGAGATCTGCCGTCGATCTCGGCCCAGAGGCCGAGCTCGTCGTGCGTGCCGGAGCTTCCGCGCTCGACGGCGGCAAGCGCCTGCGCGGACGGTTCTGCGTCGCCGGGTGGAGGGCAGTGGAGGATGCGTCCAGCGCGTCCGCGGTGCCGGGCGCCGACGTGGTCGCGGCGGCCGCCTCGCTCGAGGTGTTCCATGCCGCCGCGCTGGTGCACGACGACGTCATCGACAACTCCGACACGCGTCGCGGCCGCCCTGCCGCCCATCGCGCGCTGGAGGCTTCGCACCGCACGCAGGGATGGGTCGGGGATGCCGCTGCCTTCGGCCGATCCGGCGCCATCCTGCTCGGAGATCTCCTGGTGGCCTGGAGCGACGATCTGTTCGAGGAGGGACTGCTCGAGGCAGCGCCTGTCCGTGCCGCGTCCGCACGCCGGGAGTACGCGAAGATGCGCCGCGAGGTGACGATCGGCCAGTTCCTGGACATCGCCGAAGAGTCCGCGTACGCCACCGAACCCGGCGAGCGTCACGCCGAGAGGGCGCTGCGTGTCGCGTCCCTCAAATCCGCCCGGTACAGCATCCAGCAGCCCCTCCTGATCGGCGCGGCGCTCGCCGGCGCCGATGACGCCCAGCAGGCCGCCCTGGCCGCGTTCGGGCACCCGGTCGGGATGGCGTTCCAGCTGCGCGACGATGTCCTCGGTGTCTTCGGCGATCAGGCTGCCACGGGCAAGCCCTCGGGCGACGACCTGCGAGAAGGAAAGCGGACCGTGCTGGTGGCCTTCGCGCGCGAGCGGCTCGCTCCCCCGGCGCGGCGGATCGTCGACGAACTCATCGGCGATCCAGAGCTGGACGCCGCGCAGATCGCATCTTTACAGCGGACCATCATCGAGACGGGAGCGCTCGACCGCGTCGAGCAGCTGATCTCCGACTACTCGCGCGAGGCCGAGCGGGCGCTGTCCGGCGCACGTCTGGGCAACGCGGCCGTCGGCGAACTGCGCGATCTCGCGCGTGCCGCGACGATCCGCACGACCTGA
- a CDS encoding DUF3040 domain-containing protein: protein MPLSEQEQRLLDEMERHLMRNDADVVSAPRDGRTLSYRNIVYGTILVLVGLGALVVGVSTQLIVVGVIGFVVMLGGVVLAVTPTRGLARAPMDASARPASKPRANSSFMDRMNERWDRRQGGS from the coding sequence ATGCCACTCTCCGAACAGGAGCAGCGTCTGCTCGACGAGATGGAACGCCATCTCATGCGAAATGACGCCGATGTGGTCAGCGCGCCCCGCGACGGCCGCACCTTGAGTTACCGCAATATCGTGTACGGCACGATTCTCGTTCTCGTCGGTCTGGGCGCACTCGTCGTGGGGGTGTCGACGCAGCTGATCGTCGTCGGCGTCATCGGTTTCGTGGTGATGCTGGGGGGTGTGGTCCTCGCGGTCACGCCGACCCGCGGCCTCGCGCGCGCTCCGATGGATGCGTCGGCGCGGCCGGCATCGAAGCCGCGTGCCAACTCCTCGTTCATGGATCGCATGAACGAGCGGTGGGACCGGCGGCAAGGGGGGTCCTGA
- the rsmH gene encoding 16S rRNA (cytosine(1402)-N(4))-methyltransferase RsmH — MNLRDIHTPVMLDRCIELLAPALERDGAVFVDATLGMGGHSEAFLERFPGIHLVGLDRDLDALKIAGERLERFADRITLVHTVYDGIAAAVESAGFDAADGILFDLGVSSMQLDVADRGFAYSKDAPLDMRMDQTSGPMAAYVLATYSEGELRRIFERYGEEKLSGRYARAIIKARESAPIERSGQLVDILIAATPYAAQRTGHPAKRVFQALRIEVNGELTVLERAVPAALEILPVGGRIVVLSYQSLEDRLVKRALTAAAASTSPAGLPVELPEHAPRFRLLVRGAELASEAERERNPRATPVRLRAAERLRDAE, encoded by the coding sequence ATGAACCTGCGCGACATCCACACCCCGGTGATGCTCGACCGATGCATCGAGCTGCTCGCGCCTGCCCTCGAGCGGGACGGCGCCGTCTTCGTCGACGCCACGCTGGGCATGGGCGGACACTCGGAGGCCTTCCTTGAGCGGTTCCCCGGCATCCACCTGGTCGGGCTTGACCGCGACCTGGACGCGCTGAAGATCGCAGGGGAGCGCCTCGAGCGCTTCGCCGACCGCATCACCCTCGTGCACACCGTGTACGACGGCATCGCGGCCGCTGTCGAGTCGGCCGGATTCGACGCCGCGGACGGCATCCTCTTCGACCTCGGTGTTTCCTCGATGCAGCTGGATGTGGCCGATCGCGGCTTCGCGTACTCGAAGGACGCCCCGCTGGACATGAGGATGGACCAGACGAGCGGCCCGATGGCGGCCTACGTCCTCGCCACCTACAGCGAAGGCGAACTGCGCCGCATCTTCGAGCGATACGGCGAAGAGAAGCTCTCCGGGCGGTACGCCCGGGCGATCATCAAGGCGCGCGAGAGCGCCCCGATCGAACGGTCCGGGCAGCTCGTGGACATCCTCATCGCGGCCACGCCGTACGCGGCCCAGCGCACCGGTCACCCGGCGAAGCGGGTGTTCCAGGCTCTGCGCATCGAGGTCAACGGCGAGCTCACCGTTCTGGAGCGTGCCGTTCCCGCGGCACTGGAGATCCTGCCGGTCGGCGGCCGCATCGTCGTGCTGTCCTACCAGTCCCTCGAGGACCGTCTGGTCAAGCGCGCCCTCACAGCCGCGGCGGCCTCGACCTCGCCCGCGGGACTGCCCGTGGAACTGCCCGAGCACGCGCCCCGCTTCCGCCTTCTGGTGAGGGGCGCCGAGCTCGCGTCCGAAGCAGAGCGTGAGCGCAACCCCCGCGCTACGCCGGTGCGGCTGCGCGCTGCCGAGCGATTGAGGGATGCCGAATGA
- the mraZ gene encoding division/cell wall cluster transcriptional repressor MraZ produces MLLGTHTPKLDDKGRVILPAKFRDDLGDGIVITRGQERCLYVFSSDEFERIHERIRETPLSNKQARDFLRMFLSGASAEKPDGQNRITIPPSLRAYAGLEKDLVVTGVGAHAEIWNADSWNAYAEGNESSYAELEQEVIPGLF; encoded by the coding sequence ATGCTTTTGGGCACGCACACTCCCAAGCTCGACGACAAGGGCCGCGTCATCCTGCCGGCGAAGTTCCGGGACGATCTGGGCGACGGCATCGTCATCACCCGCGGCCAGGAGCGGTGCCTCTACGTCTTCAGCTCTGACGAGTTCGAGCGGATCCACGAGCGCATCCGCGAGACACCGCTGTCGAACAAGCAAGCCCGCGACTTTCTGCGCATGTTCCTGTCCGGCGCGAGCGCCGAGAAGCCCGACGGACAGAACCGCATCACGATCCCCCCTTCGCTGCGCGCCTACGCCGGGCTCGAGAAGGACCTCGTCGTCACCGGCGTAGGCGCGCATGCGGAGATCTGGAACGCCGACTCCTGGAACGCGTACGCCGAGGGCAACGAATCCAGCTATGCCGAACTCGAGCAGGAGGTGATCCCGGGCCTGTTCTGA
- the mraY gene encoding phospho-N-acetylmuramoyl-pentapeptide-transferase, whose translation MRSLLTAAAISLAFSLFLTPVFIRLFRKWGWGQVIRTPENVHNPSHGEKRGTPTMGGTIFIVGTIVGYLVGTWTGNNPPTVSGLLVLWLMVGLGAVGFIDDYMKVHRQRSLGLSGWRKVVGQVIVLVPFAIIALNFPNRVGQTPAAAYVSVFRDVQALSFMALGPILGWLLYLAWISFIGVAASNSANVADGLDGLAAGAGIFMVGAYSLIAFWQFQQVCTGGPEFLSACYPTRDPLDLAIVAAAFAGALIGFLWWNAPKASIFMGDVGSMGIGGVVAAMAILTRTEILLVLVAGAYALASGSVIAQRLYFKLTRGKRLFLMSPFHHHLEMRGWPEITIVVRMWIISGMLAISAVGLFYVEWLSRA comes from the coding sequence GTGAGATCACTTCTGACGGCGGCGGCGATCTCCCTGGCATTCAGTCTCTTCCTGACGCCGGTCTTCATCCGGCTCTTCCGCAAGTGGGGCTGGGGTCAGGTGATCCGGACCCCCGAGAACGTCCACAACCCCAGTCATGGCGAGAAGCGCGGCACGCCGACCATGGGCGGCACGATCTTCATCGTCGGCACGATCGTCGGCTACCTCGTCGGCACGTGGACGGGGAACAATCCGCCCACGGTGTCCGGGCTCCTGGTGCTCTGGCTCATGGTCGGACTCGGCGCCGTCGGGTTCATCGACGATTACATGAAGGTGCACCGCCAGCGCAGCCTCGGCCTCAGCGGCTGGCGGAAGGTCGTCGGTCAGGTCATCGTCCTCGTGCCCTTCGCGATCATCGCGCTGAACTTCCCCAACAGAGTCGGCCAGACGCCTGCCGCGGCATACGTGTCGGTGTTCCGCGACGTCCAAGCGCTCTCGTTCATGGCGCTCGGGCCCATCCTCGGCTGGCTGCTCTACCTGGCATGGATCTCCTTCATCGGGGTCGCGGCATCCAACAGCGCCAATGTGGCGGACGGGTTGGACGGCCTTGCCGCGGGCGCGGGCATCTTCATGGTCGGCGCCTACAGCCTGATCGCCTTCTGGCAGTTCCAGCAGGTCTGCACGGGCGGGCCGGAATTCCTGAGCGCGTGCTACCCCACACGAGATCCGCTGGACCTGGCGATCGTCGCTGCCGCGTTCGCGGGCGCCCTGATCGGGTTCCTGTGGTGGAACGCGCCGAAGGCGAGCATCTTCATGGGAGATGTCGGGTCGATGGGAATCGGCGGCGTCGTCGCGGCGATGGCGATCCTCACCCGCACCGAGATCCTGCTGGTCCTGGTCGCAGGCGCCTACGCCCTCGCCTCCGGCTCGGTCATCGCCCAGCGCCTGTACTTCAAACTCACCCGCGGCAAGCGTCTGTTCCTGATGAGCCCGTTCCACCATCACCTCGAGATGCGCGGATGGCCCGAGATCACGATCGTCGTGCGCATGTGGATCATCTCGGGGATGCTGGCCATCTCCGCCGTCGGACTTTTCTACGTCGAATGGCTCTCGCGCGCATGA